Part of the Bradyrhizobium diazoefficiens genome, CTGGAGGCGGCGATCTGCTGGGCAAGCTTGATCACCCGCGCGTTCACGTCGTCCCAGTGGATGAGGTTGCGGGCATCGTCGGCCACCGCTACGAGAATTGCCGCGATCAGTTCCGGATCCGGCGGCAGCGGGATATATTCCTTCGCTCCGGCATGGATCGCCGCGACCGAGGCGCTGGCGGCGTTAGTGATGCCGCAGGCGACGATCGGCACATGAATGTGCTCGGCTTCCAGTCGCATTGCGAGCTTGCGGATGTCGAGCCCGACGTCGACCAAGAGTAGGTCAAAGCCCTTGCCGCCACGCAACACCCGCATCGCCAGTTCATGATTCTCGACGCGGGTGACAGTCGTGCCATTGTCCATGGCGATCTTGGTGGCCATCGTGAGCAGGCCCTTCAACGAACCGATAATGAGAAGCCGCATGCTACTATCCTCTAACGTCTATTCGCATCGTCCACGACGCGAGTCCCTCTATTCAATGCACAATATGCTTTGCAGTCATTACGTGCGTTCCAAGGTGACGCCGAGGCTTATCTTCCACCAGCGCGCCACCAGGCGGTTGTTCCTCAGCCAATCTACGTATGGTTGTTGAGTACCTGCCATAGGTCAAGTCCAAATAGAGCATCGCGCGGTGCGCCCGGAGCATCACTTCTAATATCGAGCAATCAATCGCGCCCCAAAATTGCACACGATGACGTAATTGCGGCTGGGGCTCGTGCAACAAAATGATCACGGCATGGTCGAGCTCACGCAAATAACCGATTCGGAGCAACTGCCATGAAGCAATACATTGGGCTGGGCATCTCGCAAAAGATTTCTTGCGACGCCGGCGCAATAAAGCCGCCGGGCAAGCCGTGCGGCGAGAAGCGGCAGCGTCAGGATCTGCCGACCCGTAGCCCCTTCGCGAGCCGCATCGAGCCGTCGCATTCGCAGCGCCAAAGGTCCATCGACCACTGTACGGATCTGCATTTGGCGTCCCCTCCCTCGACAGCGATTCAAGCCACATCGTCATCTTCGTCGAGGTCCGCCTCGACGTCGTCGCCCTCGTCCGACGAAAGCACCGGAAACTCCCCGGCCAGCATTTTGTCCTTGCTGAGCAGGCCGGCGTCCTCGAGCATGTCCATGTCCGGAAGATCGCGCAGCGTCTGAAGGCCGAAGTGCGACAGGAACGCCTTGGTCGTCACGTAGGTGTAGGGTGCGCCGGGCTGCGGGCTCCGCGGCCCGGCAGCTATGAACTCCAGTCCGCGCAGCCGCCCGATGGTATCGCGGCTGACCTCCTTGCCGAAGAAGGAGGACAATTCGCTGCGGTTGATGGGCTGGTAATAGGCGATGCAGGCGAGGATCAGCGCTTCGGCCTGCGACAACGCCTTGTCGTCGCCGGCAGCGCCGATTGCAGCCCGGATCGCCTCGGCGAAGTTCTTCCGGGTCCGGTGCTGCCAGCCGCCCGCGACGGAGACGAGCTCGTAAGGCCGGCCACGGAGCTCGTCGCGAATGTCGTCGATCAGAAGGTCGAGGTTGCAGTCGCGGCCGACGACGCGCGCCAGGGTCTCGCGCGTCACCGGCCCGGGCGAGGCGAAGATCACCGCCTCGACCCGGCCCATCCATTCGCGCCAGCGCAGCTCCGGCGGCAGGTCGGCGAGCTCGGTGTCGAGATCCTGTTTCGGTCGCGCCCGCCGGCCCATGTCAGAGCCCGTAGAGTCGGAAGGTCGGCCGGCCGGTGAGCTCGCGCACCGCGCCGAGCGACACCAGCCGGTCGAACAGCCGCCGCGTGCTGCGGTCGCTGGCCGTCTTGCCGGCGCCGGCGGGCTGGGCATCTTCCACCATCAGGATCCCCACCATGATGTCGGCATCCTTGCCGCGCAGCTTCGGCGCGACCGCCAGCAGCCGCGTCGCCCGCCGTGTGAGTTCACTGTAGAGGTCGATCGCGGCGACGGCGGCGCTCGTATAGGCCGCGCAGAGTGCGCTCATGAAGACGGTCTCGCCCTCGAGGTGCTGCGGCGCTTTGCGCAGCGCGCCGCGCGACAGATGGGCCGCGATCAACGGCACCGGCACCGCCCAGCGCAGCTGGTGCGCGAGGACGGCGTCGGCCAGCCACAGCGGCAGCGCCTCCTCATTCGGGAGCAGGCGCCTGCTCGCGGCGATGATCTCCGCGGCGGCGAGCACCGGCACGGCGTGCTGGTGCATCGAATGCCGACTTGCAAGTTCGACGATCTCGCCCGGCAGCGAGCCGAGCGGATGGCCGAGCGTGGTTGCAACAGCAAAAATCCATCCCTCCACGTCGCTGGGGGAGGCCCGTTCGCCGAGCTTGCGCCAGGCGGCAAGAATACGACCGCCGGGACCCGGGTCATCGTCGTCGCGGCGCAGGTACCAGTGGTCGCGCAGCACCGCTTCGTCCTCCGTCCGCCCGCCCTGGCGCGCGAGCGCGGCCGCGCAGCTGAGGGCGAGACGCTGACGCCAAAGACAACCGAGCGGGTGCGCGTCGCGGGCGATCGGATGCAGCGCCGCCAGCGCCGCGCCGGCATAAAACACCGCTTCCGTGGCGATATCGGGCGGTGCGAGACGACGCAGCCAGCTCGGGGCCAGGGCGAAGGTCGGCGGCGGGTCGGGGACGATTCGGTGCGGCGCGGGCATGCAAAAGACTAAGCCGTCGCGGCGCTTTGCGCCACAATAACCGCCAAAACCGCCGGGCCTGTCTGTGAATAACAACGAACGATAATGTTGCATTATCATTCGTTTTAGCCATTATATAGAGGATGCCCGTTTTCAGGGGCCCAGAACCTCGAAAAGCGCGCTCCGGGAGCCCTCCGCGCGGCCTGAGAGCCAGCGCTGGGCCGTCGATCTTTCCCCATCAAGGCGTCGCCGGCGCGGCGGCCCCATCCTTGATCTCTGCGACAACACCTTCTATATAGCTAGACTGTCTAGCCAGGAGCGCGCAGAAATGGAATGGCCACTGCAGGACGCCAAGAATCAGTTCTCCAAGGTCGTACAGAAGGCCCGTCTCGAAGGCCCGCAGGTCGTCACCCTGCGCGGCGAGCGCGCCGCCGTGGTGCTGTCGGCCGCCGATTACGATGCGCTACGTTCCGGCCGCCCGACCCTGGTCGACGACTTGCTGGCCGGGCCAGGTTGGGATGACGAACTGGCCGAGGCCGTGACCCGGCGCGCCAAGACCCCCAGCCGCGACGTGGCGTTCTGATGTATCTCGTTGACACCAATATTGTCTCCGAGGCGCGGCGCGGCTCTGTCCAGGCGACCGGCTGGCTGCGCTCGGTCGACCCGGCCAGTGTCCACCTGAGCACCCTCACCCTCGGCGAGATCATGCGCGGCATTGCGCTCAAGCAAAAGTCGGATCCGAAGGCGGCCGGCCATCTTGCCGAATGGTTGCGCAAGCTGCGCCACGACCACGCCGACCGCATCCTGGCGGTGACCGACCAGATCTCCGTCGAGTGGGGGCGCATCGCCGCGATCCGGCCGCGCGGCGATATCGACGGGCTGATCGCCGCGACGGCGATCGTCCATGACCTCATCCTCGTCACCCGCAATGTGGCTGATTTCGAGGATACAGGAGCAACGGTGATCAATCCTTGGGAGGCCTCGGCATGAGCAGCAGTCCGGCGACCGACTCCGAACCGCTCCCGGCCGCCCCCTCCGACGCATCAGTCCCCTCCCCTCTCCCGGCACCAGAAACCGGCCTGCCGGCGCATCTCGAACGGCTCGCCGATCGCGCGCGCGAGTATGTCGACGCGGCGAGTTCGGCCAACACGCGCCGGGCCTACAGCTCCGACTGGAAACATTTCTCCGGCTGGTGCCGGCGCCAGGGCCTCGAGGTGCTGCCGCCGTCCCCGCAGACGGTCGGGCTTTACATCACTGCCTGCGCCTCGGGCGCCGCGACGGCCGATCGCCAGGCGAATTCGGTCGCGACGATCGAGCGCCGGCTCTCAGCCCTGACCTGGAACTATGCGCAGCGCGGGACACCGCTGGACCGCACGGATCGGCATATCGCGACCGTGCTCGCCGGCATCCGCAACACCCATGGCGCCCCGCCCCGGCAGAAGGAAGCCGTGCTGCCGGAAGACGTCATTGCCATGCTCGAGACACTGAATCGCGGCACGCTGCGGGGCTTGAGAGACCGCGCGATGCTGCTGCTCGGCTTTGCCGGTGGCCTGCGGCGCTCCGAGATCGTCGGCCTCGACGTCAATCGCGACGACACCGAGGACGGCCAGGGCTGGGTCGAGATCCTCGACAAGGGCATGATCGTCACCCTGCGCGGCAAGACCGGCTGGCGCGAGAT contains:
- a CDS encoding SMC-Scp complex subunit ScpB yields the protein MGRRARPKQDLDTELADLPPELRWREWMGRVEAVIFASPGPVTRETLARVVGRDCNLDLLIDDIRDELRGRPYELVSVAGGWQHRTRKNFAEAIRAAIGAAGDDKALSQAEALILACIAYYQPINRSELSSFFGKEVSRDTIGRLRGLEFIAAGPRSPQPGAPYTYVTTKAFLSHFGLQTLRDLPDMDMLEDAGLLSKDKMLAGEFPVLSSDEGDDVEADLDEDDDVA
- a CDS encoding DUF1403 family protein, which gives rise to MQHYRSLLFTDRPGGFGGYCGAKRRDGLVFCMPAPHRIVPDPPPTFALAPSWLRRLAPPDIATEAVFYAGAALAALHPIARDAHPLGCLWRQRLALSCAAALARQGGRTEDEAVLRDHWYLRRDDDDPGPGGRILAAWRKLGERASPSDVEGWIFAVATTLGHPLGSLPGEIVELASRHSMHQHAVPVLAAAEIIAASRRLLPNEEALPLWLADAVLAHQLRWAVPVPLIAAHLSRGALRKAPQHLEGETVFMSALCAAYTSAAVAAIDLYSELTRRATRLLAVAPKLRGKDADIMVGILMVEDAQPAGAGKTASDRSTRRLFDRLVSLGAVRELTGRPTFRLYGL
- a CDS encoding type II toxin-antitoxin system Phd/YefM family antitoxin; this encodes MEWPLQDAKNQFSKVVQKARLEGPQVVTLRGERAAVVLSAADYDALRSGRPTLVDDLLAGPGWDDELAEAVTRRAKTPSRDVAF
- a CDS encoding type II toxin-antitoxin system VapC family toxin: MYLVDTNIVSEARRGSVQATGWLRSVDPASVHLSTLTLGEIMRGIALKQKSDPKAAGHLAEWLRKLRHDHADRILAVTDQISVEWGRIAAIRPRGDIDGLIAATAIVHDLILVTRNVADFEDTGATVINPWEASA
- a CDS encoding site-specific integrase, with the protein product MSSSPATDSEPLPAAPSDASVPSPLPAPETGLPAHLERLADRAREYVDAASSANTRRAYSSDWKHFSGWCRRQGLEVLPPSPQTVGLYITACASGAATADRQANSVATIERRLSALTWNYAQRGTPLDRTDRHIATVLAGIRNTHGAPPRQKEAVLPEDVIAMLETLNRGTLRGLRDRAMLLLGFAGGLRRSEIVGLDVNRDDTEDGQGWVEILDKGMIVTLRGKTGWREIEIGRGSSDATCPIVALQIWLKLARIGHGPLFRRVTGQGKDVGPDRLNDQQVARLVKRAALAAGVRGDLPEAERQEKFAGHSLRAGLASSAEVDERYVQKQLGHASAEQTRRYQRRRDHFRVNLTKAAGL